The following proteins are encoded in a genomic region of Protaetiibacter sp. SSC-01:
- a CDS encoding pyridoxamine 5'-phosphate oxidase family protein, with protein sequence MATSPITRLTDDQCWALLERERFGRLATNALGVMDITPINYLAWDRTILLRTAPGSKLLELTVNPDVAFEIDGREPGFAWSVVLKGKARMITSPVEIAEAERAGLRNQLNTEKPIWVRIEPTQVSGRHFVLTEQPTTPPPPPPSAAYADAPGPRTYTI encoded by the coding sequence ATGGCCACCTCTCCGATCACCCGTCTGACCGATGACCAGTGCTGGGCTCTGCTCGAACGCGAGCGCTTCGGGCGCCTCGCCACGAACGCGCTCGGCGTCATGGACATCACCCCGATCAACTACCTCGCCTGGGACCGCACGATCCTGCTGCGCACGGCGCCCGGCTCGAAGCTGCTCGAGTTGACCGTCAACCCGGATGTGGCCTTCGAGATCGACGGACGCGAGCCGGGGTTCGCGTGGAGCGTCGTGCTCAAGGGCAAGGCCCGCATGATCACCAGCCCGGTCGAGATCGCCGAGGCCGAGCGCGCGGGTCTGCGCAACCAGCTGAACACCGAGAAGCCCATCTGGGTGCGCATCGAGCCGACGCAGGTCTCGGGTCGCCACTTCGTGCTCACGGAGCAGCCGACCACTCCCCCGCCACCCCCGCCCTCGGCCGCCTACGCCGACGCGCCGGGCCCCCGCACCTACACGATCTGA
- a CDS encoding ABC transporter permease, which yields MTSAALSRRDWSPFTRYRRSLWLLTTRDLKVRYSTSFLGYFWSILDPLAMSAIYWFVFTQVFQRTVGAEPYIVFLLTALLPWMWFNGAITDATRAFTKEAKLIRSTTIPRTIWVARLVLSKGIEFVLSIPVVIAFAIATTWTANPAHFHVEALWSLLAVVLQAILTVGIGLIVAPLVVFFRDLERAVKLVLRFLFYASPIIYGLKDLEAIGLEFWGSLNPLAGIFTLYRAAFFPEQLDWFAVAVSAGMSVLAFVIGLAVYQRTIRTVLKEI from the coding sequence GTGACCTCCGCCGCGCTGTCCCGACGCGACTGGTCGCCGTTCACTCGGTACCGGCGCTCGCTGTGGCTGCTGACGACGCGCGACCTCAAGGTGCGCTACTCCACGTCGTTCCTCGGCTACTTCTGGTCGATCCTCGACCCGCTCGCGATGAGCGCCATCTACTGGTTCGTCTTCACGCAGGTGTTCCAGCGCACCGTCGGCGCCGAGCCGTACATCGTCTTCCTCCTCACGGCCCTGCTGCCGTGGATGTGGTTCAACGGGGCCATCACGGATGCCACGCGCGCCTTCACGAAGGAGGCCAAGCTCATCCGCTCCACGACGATCCCCCGCACCATCTGGGTGGCGCGTCTCGTGCTGTCGAAGGGCATCGAGTTCGTGCTGAGCATCCCCGTCGTGATCGCGTTCGCCATCGCGACGACGTGGACCGCGAACCCCGCCCACTTCCACGTCGAGGCGCTGTGGTCGCTCCTCGCGGTCGTGCTGCAGGCGATCCTCACCGTCGGCATCGGGCTCATCGTCGCCCCGCTCGTCGTGTTCTTCCGCGACCTCGAGCGCGCCGTGAAGCTCGTGCTGCGCTTCCTCTTCTACGCCTCGCCGATCATCTACGGCCTCAAGGATCTCGAGGCGATCGGCCTCGAGTTCTGGGGCTCGCTCAACCCGCTCGCCGGCATCTTCACCCTCTACCGTGCGGCGTTCTTCCCCGAGCAGCTCGACTGGTTCGCGGTCGCCGTGAGCGCCGGCATGAGCGTGCTCGCGTTCGTCATCGGCCTCGCCGTCTACCAGCGCACGATCCGCACCGTGCTGAAGGAGATCTGA
- a CDS encoding CDP-glycerol glycerophosphotransferase family protein: MGIASDLKAARKVLTNALRSRTTRRELAHRIETEGTGEPREVQIAVYFADTRVNLYQIRQWYGPLAELAKTHPVTILTRSPGATLTLKDEAPVPVVYCRRVTDLEAFVGRHDVRIVFYVNQNMKNFQMFRYGRMWHVFINHGESDKMYMTTNQFKAYDYALVAGQAAIDRLSAKLWGYDVATKAIPIGRPQADHFAGEVPYPKDGRTVVLYAPTWEGDRPAAAYGSIASHGVALADAVLASPAHRLVYRPHPRSGVIDREYREANQRIIAAIAAANAADPDAHHVFDDGPQLGWQLADADVAITDISAMVYDRLAVGKPILVTRPVSPDAEVDEQGYLGAAEWLTAADAPNVLAAVDRALNDPKARETLAHWSQHHFGDTSPGAATERFHAAVEKLIAEWDRYAALHAGDPRTSESDPFDDDEDDEGMPASGD, encoded by the coding sequence ATGGGCATCGCGAGCGACCTGAAGGCCGCGCGGAAGGTTCTGACCAACGCGCTGCGGTCGCGCACGACGCGTCGCGAGCTCGCGCACCGCATCGAGACCGAGGGCACGGGCGAGCCGCGCGAGGTGCAGATCGCTGTGTACTTCGCCGACACCCGCGTGAACCTCTATCAGATCCGGCAGTGGTACGGGCCGCTCGCCGAGCTCGCGAAGACGCACCCCGTGACGATCCTCACGCGCAGCCCCGGCGCGACGCTCACCCTCAAGGACGAGGCTCCCGTTCCCGTCGTCTACTGCCGCCGCGTGACCGACCTCGAGGCCTTCGTCGGCCGGCACGACGTGCGCATCGTGTTCTACGTCAATCAGAACATGAAGAACTTCCAGATGTTCCGGTACGGGCGCATGTGGCACGTGTTCATCAACCACGGCGAGTCCGACAAGATGTACATGACCACGAACCAGTTCAAGGCGTACGACTACGCCCTGGTCGCCGGTCAGGCCGCCATCGACCGCCTCTCGGCGAAGCTGTGGGGCTACGACGTCGCCACGAAGGCCATCCCCATCGGTCGCCCGCAGGCCGACCACTTCGCGGGCGAGGTGCCCTACCCGAAAGACGGCCGCACGGTCGTGCTCTACGCGCCCACGTGGGAGGGCGACCGCCCCGCCGCCGCCTACGGCTCGATCGCATCGCACGGCGTCGCGCTCGCGGATGCCGTGCTCGCGTCGCCCGCGCACCGGCTCGTGTACCGGCCGCATCCGCGCTCGGGCGTCATCGACCGCGAGTACCGCGAGGCGAACCAGCGCATCATCGCCGCGATCGCGGCCGCGAACGCCGCCGACCCCGATGCCCACCACGTGTTCGACGACGGGCCGCAGCTCGGCTGGCAGCTCGCCGACGCCGACGTCGCCATCACCGACATCTCGGCGATGGTCTACGACCGTCTCGCGGTCGGCAAGCCCATTCTCGTGACGCGTCCCGTGTCGCCGGATGCCGAGGTCGACGAGCAGGGCTACCTCGGCGCGGCTGAGTGGCTGACGGCGGCCGACGCCCCGAACGTGCTCGCCGCGGTCGACCGCGCCCTCAACGACCCGAAGGCGCGCGAGACGCTCGCCCATTGGTCGCAGCACCACTTCGGCGACACGAGCCCGGGTGCCGCGACCGAACGCTTCCACGCGGCCGTCGAGAAGCTCATCGCCGAGTGGGATCGCTACGCGGCGCTCCACGCGGGCGACCCCCGCACATCCGAATCCGACCCGTTCGACGACGACGAGGACGACGAGGGCATGCCCGCCTCGGGCGACTGA
- a CDS encoding DUF3039 domain-containing protein has product MSELDADRIGGGTDVLDRELEKLLEGELTEDGDHDRFAHYVKKDKIVESAVTGKPVRALCGKKWIPGRDPSKFPVCPECQKIYDLLK; this is encoded by the coding sequence ATGAGCGAGCTGGATGCGGATCGGATCGGCGGGGGCACCGACGTGCTCGACCGGGAGCTCGAGAAGCTCCTCGAGGGCGAGCTCACGGAGGACGGTGACCACGACCGCTTCGCGCACTACGTGAAGAAGGACAAGATCGTCGAGTCGGCGGTCACCGGCAAGCCGGTGCGCGCGCTGTGCGGCAAGAAGTGGATCCCAGGACGCGATCCGTCGAAGTTCCCCGTGTGCCCGGAGTGCCAGAAGATCTACGACCTGCTCAAGTAG
- a CDS encoding CDP-glycerol glycerophosphotransferase family protein, which translates to MPATFTFGAGNARKLLRLPLYALGALAALLVPRTARVWVFGCGIGLAEGALPLYRLARETLDERTRLVWLATTDAELAEATSRGLDAVAKGSWRGFWLTLRARVVVVTHGFGDVNRYATSGAFVVQLWHGIPLKKLHLDSPATLKIRGVPDHRYVRALLARAYRFAGRGIDLFPVASELVAPRIASAFGVRPDRIPAIGDIRDDALLGRDPAEVRADARMLLADAAGPIDDAARVVLYAPTWRDGAPDPGAPTGEEWAMIARWLEARDAVLLVRAHPLGLGDYAAGPAVSDRIRMLGNNRLVDVTPALAGVDALVTDYSSIAYDYALTDGPVVFFAPDVELYARKRGLYENYRVFSDDRYVNRWQHVLEHLDAAGTDTELGRSIAHHTVWLREEHVDRLDGRSAERVLAEILARTGTPSEAHVPDGRLPRARVVEAHFEDAADGPALRLTIADPTRPVAAVRLEGSRARVDAPVEAGGSLSVLLPLLAERWGSSELALPSGEYRVFLEGEVPTSRLHVDTELPGRLAHPLFHAELGAEAGGLVLRVSAPLADDERGPRAQRRLERAYRRSAPTPEDAVFLESFYGQSASDNPLGIARTLRRMRPDVARYWSVVDGSVAIPEGDIRLIEGSREWWRVRAAARVLVVNDWLRKRYRKRPHQHVLQTWHGTMLKRLGLDRPNVGLRTRIAVKRESDRWDALLAQNAYSARIFRSAYAFTRGTWDEGYPRNDRLVSGADADSIRRAVGIPDDARVVLYAPTWRDDRTEMVDYLDLTSFARELGPDHVLLVRGHSRTLRYGRDLEADGLIDVTSYPNVADLLEVSDVLVTDYSSVMFDFSATGRPIVFFTPDLAHYSSDLRGFYFDLLAEAPGPVVRTREELLDAIADAEVARARYRQQATRWRERFTPLDDGDAGRRLVQRMIDAGWL; encoded by the coding sequence ATGCCTGCGACCTTCACCTTCGGCGCGGGCAACGCCCGAAAGCTGCTCCGCCTGCCGCTCTACGCCCTCGGCGCGCTTGCCGCGTTGCTCGTGCCCCGCACCGCTCGGGTGTGGGTGTTCGGATGCGGCATCGGGCTCGCGGAGGGCGCGCTGCCGCTCTACCGCCTGGCGCGCGAGACGCTCGACGAGCGCACGCGGCTCGTGTGGCTCGCGACCACGGATGCCGAGCTCGCCGAGGCGACCTCGCGCGGCCTCGACGCGGTCGCGAAGGGCTCGTGGCGCGGCTTCTGGTTGACGCTGCGCGCCCGTGTCGTCGTCGTCACGCACGGCTTCGGCGACGTCAACCGCTACGCGACGAGCGGCGCGTTCGTCGTGCAGCTGTGGCACGGCATCCCGCTCAAGAAGCTGCACCTCGACTCCCCCGCGACGCTCAAGATCCGCGGCGTGCCCGACCACCGCTACGTGCGCGCGCTGCTCGCGCGGGCGTACCGCTTCGCGGGGCGCGGCATCGACCTGTTCCCGGTCGCGTCGGAGCTCGTGGCGCCCCGCATCGCGAGCGCGTTCGGGGTGCGCCCCGACCGCATCCCGGCGATCGGCGACATCCGCGACGACGCGCTGCTCGGCCGCGACCCCGCCGAGGTGCGCGCCGATGCGCGCATGCTGCTCGCGGATGCCGCGGGCCCGATCGACGATGCCGCGCGCGTCGTGCTCTACGCCCCCACGTGGCGCGACGGCGCCCCCGACCCGGGTGCGCCGACGGGCGAGGAGTGGGCGATGATCGCCCGCTGGCTCGAGGCGCGCGACGCCGTGCTGCTCGTGCGCGCGCATCCGCTCGGCCTCGGCGACTACGCGGCGGGTCCCGCGGTCTCCGACCGCATCCGCATGCTCGGAAACAACCGGCTCGTCGACGTCACCCCCGCGCTCGCGGGCGTCGACGCGCTCGTGACCGACTACTCGTCGATCGCCTACGACTACGCCCTCACCGACGGCCCCGTCGTGTTCTTCGCCCCCGACGTCGAGCTCTACGCGCGCAAGCGCGGCCTCTACGAGAACTACCGTGTCTTCAGCGACGACCGCTACGTCAACCGCTGGCAGCACGTGCTCGAGCACCTCGACGCGGCCGGCACCGACACCGAGCTCGGCCGCAGCATCGCACACCACACGGTGTGGCTGCGCGAGGAGCATGTCGACCGGCTCGATGGCCGCAGCGCCGAGCGCGTGCTCGCGGAGATCCTCGCGCGCACGGGCACGCCGTCGGAGGCGCACGTGCCCGACGGTCGACTGCCCCGCGCGCGCGTCGTGGAGGCGCACTTCGAGGATGCGGCCGACGGCCCGGCGCTGCGTCTCACGATCGCCGACCCCACGCGGCCCGTCGCGGCGGTGCGGCTCGAGGGCTCGCGGGCGCGCGTCGACGCGCCCGTCGAGGCGGGCGGGAGCCTCAGCGTGCTGCTGCCCCTCCTCGCGGAACGCTGGGGCTCGTCCGAGCTCGCGCTCCCCTCGGGCGAGTACCGCGTGTTCCTCGAGGGCGAGGTCCCGACGAGCCGCCTGCACGTCGACACCGAGCTGCCGGGGCGCCTCGCGCATCCGCTCTTCCACGCCGAGCTGGGGGCGGAGGCCGGCGGGCTCGTGCTGCGCGTGTCGGCGCCGCTCGCCGACGACGAGCGCGGCCCGCGTGCGCAGCGCCGACTCGAGCGCGCGTACCGCCGCTCGGCGCCGACGCCCGAGGACGCCGTCTTCCTCGAGAGCTTCTACGGGCAGTCGGCCTCCGACAACCCGCTCGGCATCGCGCGCACGCTGCGCCGGATGCGGCCCGACGTCGCGCGGTACTGGAGCGTCGTCGACGGCTCGGTCGCGATTCCTGAGGGCGACATCCGCCTCATCGAGGGAAGCCGCGAGTGGTGGCGCGTGCGGGCCGCCGCGCGCGTGCTCGTCGTCAACGACTGGCTGCGCAAGCGCTACCGCAAGCGCCCGCATCAGCACGTGCTGCAGACGTGGCACGGCACGATGCTCAAGCGCCTCGGCCTCGACCGCCCGAACGTCGGGCTCCGCACGCGCATCGCCGTCAAGCGCGAGAGCGACCGCTGGGACGCGCTGCTCGCACAGAACGCCTACAGCGCGCGCATCTTCCGCTCCGCGTACGCGTTCACGCGCGGCACGTGGGACGAGGGCTATCCCCGCAACGACCGCCTCGTCTCGGGCGCCGACGCCGACTCCATCCGCCGCGCGGTGGGCATCCCCGACGACGCGCGCGTCGTGCTCTACGCGCCCACCTGGCGCGACGACCGCACCGAGATGGTCGACTACCTCGACCTCACGAGCTTCGCGCGCGAGCTCGGCCCCGACCACGTGCTGCTCGTGCGGGGCCACTCGCGCACCCTGCGCTACGGGCGCGACCTCGAGGCCGACGGGCTCATCGACGTCACGAGCTACCCGAACGTCGCCGACCTGCTCGAGGTCTCGGACGTCCTCGTGACCGACTACTCCTCGGTCATGTTCGACTTCTCGGCCACGGGTCGGCCGATCGTGTTCTTCACGCCCGACCTCGCCCACTACAGCTCCGACCTGCGCGGGTTCTACTTCGATCTGCTCGCCGAGGCTCCCGGGCCCGTCGTGCGCACGCGCGAGGAGCTGCTCGACGCGATCGCGGATGCCGAGGTCGCGCGGGCGCGGTACCGCCAGCAGGCGACGCGGTGGCGCGAGCGGTTCACGCCCCTCGACGACGGCGACGCGGGACGCCGCCTCGTGCAGCGCATGATCGACGCGGGCTGGCTGTAG
- a CDS encoding ABC transporter ATP-binding protein, which translates to MESEPTTPTTSARRPSGSSARRGSASAASRARSGAARVDPPRPAAAVALEIEADAAALSEAEVESAAPDAAVDETVAPVEKPAPKSKGRSSRTKATPPPVEEETPETATVVEPETTEEEPQPEPEVASEAEAASDAEADVATDVPVKPSRPKRKPVRAVAPEVPASAPAGLEVALSVQGLTKFFGDRPAVDGIDLEVAPGSFYGIVGPNGAGKTTTLSMITGLLRPDAGVVRVFGLDVWHNATLAKRKIGVLPDRLRLFDRLTGAEFLHHAGALRGLDRATIAQRSADLSAAFGLDHSLHRLVSDYSAGMTKKIAIAAAMIHAPRLLVLDEPFESVDPVSTAVVLEVLTKFTQAGGTVILSSHSMELTERVCDAIAIIADGQVLASGPLADVLEGRSLEERFVELAGGEAAVEGMEWLQNFSD; encoded by the coding sequence GTGGAGTCAGAGCCCACCACGCCCACCACTTCTGCCCGACGCCCGTCGGGCTCTTCCGCGCGTCGCGGCTCGGCTTCCGCGGCGTCGCGTGCCCGCTCCGGTGCGGCCCGTGTCGACCCGCCCCGCCCGGCTGCCGCCGTCGCCCTCGAGATCGAGGCGGATGCCGCGGCGCTGAGCGAGGCGGAGGTCGAGTCGGCCGCGCCCGACGCGGCAGTCGACGAGACCGTCGCCCCCGTCGAGAAGCCGGCACCCAAGTCGAAGGGCCGCTCGTCGCGCACGAAGGCCACTCCGCCGCCCGTCGAGGAGGAGACCCCCGAGACCGCGACCGTCGTCGAGCCCGAGACGACGGAGGAGGAGCCGCAGCCGGAGCCGGAGGTCGCATCCGAAGCCGAGGCCGCATCCGACGCCGAGGCCGACGTCGCCACCGACGTGCCCGTCAAGCCCTCCCGCCCCAAGCGCAAGCCCGTGCGCGCCGTCGCACCCGAGGTGCCCGCGTCCGCCCCCGCCGGCCTCGAGGTGGCGCTCTCGGTGCAGGGCCTCACGAAGTTCTTCGGCGACCGCCCCGCGGTCGACGGCATCGACCTCGAGGTCGCGCCCGGCTCGTTCTACGGCATCGTCGGCCCGAACGGCGCCGGCAAGACGACGACCCTGTCGATGATCACGGGCCTCCTGCGCCCCGACGCGGGCGTCGTGCGGGTGTTCGGGCTCGACGTGTGGCACAACGCGACGCTCGCGAAGCGCAAGATCGGCGTGCTGCCCGACCGCCTGCGGCTGTTCGACCGGCTCACGGGTGCCGAGTTCCTGCACCACGCGGGCGCGCTCCGCGGCCTCGACCGCGCCACGATCGCGCAGCGCTCGGCCGACCTGTCGGCCGCCTTCGGTCTCGACCACTCGCTGCACCGTCTCGTCTCCGACTACTCGGCCGGCATGACGAAGAAGATCGCGATCGCCGCGGCGATGATCCACGCGCCTCGCCTGCTCGTGCTCGACGAGCCGTTCGAGTCGGTCGACCCGGTGTCGACGGCGGTCGTGCTCGAGGTGCTGACGAAGTTCACGCAGGCGGGCGGCACCGTCATCCTGTCGAGCCACAGCATGGAGCTCACCGAGCGCGTGTGCGACGCGATCGCGATCATCGCCGACGGGCAGGTGCTCGCATCCGGCCCGCTCGCCGACGTGCTCGAAGGGCGCAGCCTCGAGGAGCGGTTCGTGGAACTCGCCGGTGGCGAGGCGGCCGTGGAGGGCATGGAGTGGTTGCAGAACTTCTCCGACTGA
- a CDS encoding NTP transferase domain-containing protein yields the protein MTTQIVILAAGMGSRLGRSLPKPLTELSDGRTIMQQQFDNIHQAFGRDVKVTIVVGYKLEHIIEAFPQADFVYNEAYDQTNTSKSLLRALQATKDAPVLWMNGDVVFDPEALVRAGDLVARDQSFVSVNTSKVSDEEVKYTVDESGYIKLLSKTVRGGLGEAVGINFVSSRDKAALVRQLQRVDAQDYFERGIELAIEHDGVRFQPVDISDLYAVEIDFAEDLERANLFV from the coding sequence GTGACCACGCAGATCGTGATCCTTGCCGCAGGAATGGGCAGCCGCCTGGGCCGCTCGCTTCCGAAGCCGCTCACCGAGCTGAGCGACGGCCGCACGATCATGCAGCAGCAGTTCGACAACATCCACCAGGCGTTCGGACGCGACGTCAAGGTCACGATCGTCGTCGGCTACAAGCTCGAGCACATCATCGAGGCGTTCCCGCAGGCCGACTTCGTCTACAACGAGGCCTACGACCAGACCAACACCTCCAAGAGCCTCCTCCGCGCCCTCCAGGCGACCAAGGACGCGCCCGTGCTCTGGATGAACGGCGACGTCGTCTTCGACCCCGAGGCCCTCGTGCGCGCCGGCGACCTCGTCGCCCGCGACCAGAGCTTCGTCTCCGTCAACACCTCGAAGGTGTCCGACGAGGAGGTCAAGTACACGGTCGACGAGAGCGGCTACATCAAGCTGCTCTCCAAGACGGTGCGCGGCGGCCTCGGCGAGGCGGTCGGCATCAACTTCGTGTCGAGCCGCGACAAGGCCGCCCTCGTGCGCCAGCTGCAGCGCGTCGACGCCCAGGACTACTTCGAGCGCGGCATCGAGCTCGCGATCGAGCACGACGGCGTCCGTTTCCAGCCGGTCGACATCTCCGACCTCTACGCGGTCGAGATCGACTTCGCCGAAGACCTCGAGCGCGCGAATCTGTTTGTTTGA
- a CDS encoding PKD domain-containing protein, giving the protein MEPDGWVVVGLPANIYSLVDREVVPGELLGQSADVRFTPISWHWDYGDGTRATLLTKGDTWSGLGLREFDATPTSHVYRAPGNYTITLSIRYRAEYRIAGGAFVPIAGTIVLPANELHITAGGAKTVLVDRDCTVAPRGPGC; this is encoded by the coding sequence ATGGAGCCGGACGGGTGGGTCGTCGTGGGGCTGCCGGCGAACATCTACTCGCTCGTCGACCGGGAGGTCGTGCCGGGTGAGCTGCTCGGGCAGTCGGCCGACGTGCGGTTCACGCCCATCTCGTGGCACTGGGATTACGGCGACGGCACGCGCGCGACACTCTTGACGAAAGGAGACACGTGGTCCGGCCTCGGGCTCCGCGAGTTCGACGCGACGCCGACGAGCCACGTCTACCGGGCGCCGGGGAACTACACGATCACCCTCAGCATCCGGTATCGCGCCGAGTACCGGATCGCGGGCGGCGCCTTCGTGCCCATCGCGGGCACGATCGTGCTGCCGGCCAACGAGCTGCACATCACCGCGGGCGGCGCGAAGACCGTGCTCGTGGACCGCGACTGCACCGTCGCGCCTCGCGGGCCGGGGTGTTGA
- a CDS encoding nicotinate phosphoribosyltransferase, producing the protein MTSTALLTDRYELTMVDAALQAGTHDTPCVFELFARRLPTGRRYGVVAGTGRLLEAIADFRFEPDELAYLKRENVVSSDTLDWLEAYRFTGDIRGYREGELYFPGSPILVVEAGFAEGVVLETLALSTLNYDSAVASAAARMVSAAEGRPLAEMGSRRTGERSAVAAARAAYIAGFAATSNLEAGRTWGIPTMGTAAHAFTLLFPDEEQAFRAQLATLGTDTTLLVDTYDIRAGVETAIRAAGPELGAVRIDSGDLAVVVREVREQLDALGATGTRITVTNDLDEHAIAALASAPVDSYGVGTALVTGSGAPAAGMVYKLVSRQDADGSWVGVGKTSAGKSTVGGRKQPIRGLRDGVAVSEDIHVDDPPVEALDASVGRALHVPLVVDGETASGALGAEGVQAAREHHASAVAELPRNALRLSRGDAAIPTRYL; encoded by the coding sequence ATGACGTCGACGGCGCTGCTCACCGACCGATACGAGCTCACGATGGTCGACGCCGCCCTCCAGGCCGGCACCCACGACACCCCGTGCGTCTTCGAGCTGTTCGCCCGCCGACTCCCCACCGGCCGCCGCTACGGCGTCGTCGCCGGCACCGGTCGCCTGCTCGAAGCGATCGCCGACTTCCGCTTCGAACCCGACGAGCTCGCCTACCTCAAGCGCGAGAACGTCGTCTCCTCTGACACCCTCGACTGGCTCGAGGCCTACCGCTTCACCGGCGACATCCGCGGCTACCGTGAAGGCGAGCTCTACTTCCCCGGATCGCCGATCCTCGTCGTCGAGGCCGGCTTCGCCGAGGGCGTCGTGCTCGAGACCCTCGCCCTCTCGACGCTCAACTACGACTCCGCCGTCGCGAGCGCCGCGGCGCGTATGGTGTCCGCCGCCGAAGGACGCCCGCTCGCCGAGATGGGATCCCGCCGCACCGGAGAACGCTCCGCCGTCGCGGCCGCACGCGCGGCCTACATCGCCGGGTTCGCCGCCACCAGCAACCTCGAAGCCGGACGCACCTGGGGCATCCCGACCATGGGCACCGCCGCCCACGCGTTCACACTGCTCTTCCCCGACGAGGAGCAGGCGTTCCGCGCCCAGCTCGCCACCCTCGGCACCGACACGACCCTGCTCGTCGACACCTACGACATCCGCGCGGGCGTCGAGACCGCCATCCGCGCCGCCGGCCCCGAGCTCGGCGCCGTGCGCATCGACTCGGGCGACCTCGCCGTCGTCGTGCGCGAGGTGCGCGAGCAGCTCGACGCGCTCGGCGCCACCGGCACCCGCATCACCGTCACCAACGACCTCGACGAGCACGCGATCGCGGCGCTCGCATCCGCCCCCGTCGACTCGTACGGAGTCGGCACCGCGCTCGTCACCGGATCGGGAGCGCCCGCCGCCGGCATGGTCTACAAGCTCGTGTCGCGCCAGGATGCCGACGGCAGCTGGGTGGGCGTCGGCAAGACCTCCGCGGGCAAGTCGACCGTCGGCGGCCGCAAGCAGCCCATCCGGGGACTGCGCGACGGCGTTGCCGTCTCCGAGGACATCCACGTCGACGACCCACCCGTCGAGGCGCTCGACGCCTCAGTCGGCCGTGCGCTGCACGTGCCGCTCGTCGTCGACGGCGAGACGGCATCCGGGGCCCTCGGAGCCGAGGGTGTGCAGGCGGCGCGGGAGCACCACGCGTCGGCGGTGGCGGAGCTGCCGCGGAACGCGCTGCGGCTGTCGCGGGGCGACGCGGCGATCCCTACGCGGTACCTGTAG
- a CDS encoding ABC transporter ATP-binding protein, translating into MAEVTQAPTRPGTDAAPVISVREAGIRFKRNRSSRRSFKDLFAGRNRRTRPGEFWALRDVSFDVMPGEAIGVVGRNGQGKSTLLKLVAQVVYPDEGRVSVDAGVAPLIEITGGFVNDLSVRDNVYLTAGLHGMTKREIDERFDEIIEFAEIADFVDTPYKHLSSGMKVRIAFAVISRLEEPVILVDEVLAVGDKAFREKCYTRIEELLAGGRTLFFVSHSERDLLRFCKRGLYLDKGALVLDASIREVVDRYNADYGNR; encoded by the coding sequence ATGGCCGAGGTCACCCAAGCCCCCACGAGGCCGGGAACGGATGCCGCTCCCGTCATCTCGGTGCGGGAGGCCGGCATCCGCTTCAAACGCAATCGCTCGTCGCGCCGCAGCTTCAAGGACCTCTTCGCGGGCCGCAACCGCCGCACGCGGCCCGGCGAGTTCTGGGCGCTGCGCGACGTGAGCTTCGACGTCATGCCGGGCGAGGCGATCGGCGTCGTCGGCCGCAACGGCCAGGGCAAGTCGACGCTGCTCAAGCTCGTCGCGCAGGTGGTCTACCCCGACGAGGGGCGCGTGTCGGTCGACGCGGGCGTCGCGCCGCTCATCGAGATCACGGGCGGCTTCGTCAACGACCTCTCGGTGCGCGACAACGTCTACCTGACGGCGGGCCTGCACGGCATGACGAAGCGCGAGATCGATGAGCGCTTCGACGAGATCATCGAGTTCGCCGAGATCGCGGACTTCGTCGACACCCCCTACAAGCACCTCTCGAGCGGCATGAAGGTGCGCATCGCGTTCGCCGTCATCTCGCGGCTGGAGGAGCCCGTCATCCTCGTCGACGAGGTGCTCGCGGTGGGCGACAAGGCGTTCCGCGAGAAGTGCTACACGCGCATCGAGGAGCTGCTCGCGGGCGGTCGCACGCTGTTCTTCGTCTCGCACAGCGAGCGCGACCTCCTTCGGTTCTGCAAGCGCGGCCTCTACCTCGACAAGGGCGCCCTCGTGCTCGACGCCTCCATCCGCGAGGTCGTCGACCGCTACAACGCCGACTACGGCAACCGCTGA